The Punica granatum isolate Tunisia-2019 chromosome 4, ASM765513v2, whole genome shotgun sequence genome has a window encoding:
- the LOC116204300 gene encoding uncharacterized protein LOC116204300 yields the protein MASASGSGSASASNTGVVAKSRKNATGVRDDPAWAHGYEVPGERLKIKCKYCNKIVSGGPYRLKHHLGCTKINVSPCIAVPDDVKNNMLAICMHLEDISMKKKQASSCGLENDDVVDIDNDDENVGVGTKRKGKETTEISTLFKKKSLSIQSKQGQPTINQMMKKDLREDVCMQIARFFYTSAIPFNCVKNLEFEKMCQLIGKYGIGLKPPSYHELRDKYLRKEVDNTMSLLEEHKAMWRKSGCSIMSDGWTDKKRRSICNFLVNSPKGTIFLTSIDTSDISKTRDKVFEMIDDIVEQVGEENVVQIVTDNAANYKAAGEMLMEKRKKLFWTPCAAHCIDLMLEDLEKKIKVHELTIMKGRKITTFIYSRTLIITMLKHFTKGTDLIRPTVTRFATAYLTLGCLFDNRNALRTMFASKQWKGSRFAKLEGGKYAERAVMDNRFWSNVNTCLKAAYPLIKVLRMVDSDEKPAMGFIYNEMEKAKQKIKANFKDDRKSYDPVWKVIDERWEVQLHRPLHAAAYYLNPQLHFSSEFRADREVMHGLYKVMDRMLDDEERDKVDLQLEEFKHERGLFGFSSAKSMRFKKTPADWWESYGADTPKLQRFSIRILSLTCSSSGCERNWSAFEMVHTKRRNRLHQKKMNDLVFVMYNLKLKDKKIRKQVDLQVDDISSDDEWIVEEETENTAALSHNFNLRSLGRGNDGDKESEDNQIGDADAENMRTQEHGTVDDLELPEENEFDNLYDDDVGDYDDLDEI from the exons ATGGCTTCTGCAAGTGGATCTGGGAGTGCATCGGCTAGTAATACTGGGGTAGTTGCCAAATCTAGAAAAAATGCAACTGGAGTTAGAGATGATCCGGCATGGGCACACGGTTATGAAGTTCCAGGAGAAAGACTAAAGATTAAATGCAAATACTGTAATAAGATAGTTTCTGGGGGTCCTTATAGATTGAAGCATCACTTGGGATGTACCAAGATTAATGTGTCACCTTGTATTGCTGTTCCTGATGATGTTAAGAATAATATGCTCGCGATTTGTATGCATTTGGAGGATATTTCAATGAAGAAGAAACAAGCTAGTAGTTGTGGGTTGGAAAATGATGATGTTGTAGACattgataatgatgatgaaaATGTAGGAGTTGGTacaaagagaaagggaaaggaaacAACTGAAATCTCTACTTTGTTTAAGAAGAAAAGTTTGAGCATTCAAAGCAAGCAAGGACAACCAACAATTAATCAGATGATGAAAAAGGATTTAAGAGAGGATGTGTGTATGCAGATTGCTCGTTTTTTCTATACAAGTGCAATTCCATTTAATTGTGTGAAGAATCTTGAGTTTGAGAAGATGTGTCAATTGATTGGGAAGTATGGCATTGGATTGAAACCGCCATCTTATCACGAGCTTAGagataaatatttgagaaaagAAGTTGATAATACTATGTCATTGCTTGAGGAGCATAAAGCTATGTGGAGGAAGTCGGGGTGTTCCATTATGTCAGATGGATGGACTGATAAGAAGAGAAGGTCTATATGTAATTTCCTAGTGAATAGCCCCAAGGGTACAATTTTTTTGACTTCTATTGACACATCAGACATCTCTAAGACTAGAGATAAAGTGTTCGAAATGATAGATGATATAGTAGAGCAAGTTGGGGAAGAGAATGTAGTTCAAATTGTCACAGATAATGCTGCCAATTATAAGGCGGCAGGTGAGATGTTAATGGAGAAACGGAAGAAGTTATTTTGGACTCCTTGTGCAGCTCATTGCATAGATCTTATGCTGGAGGATTTGGAGAAGAAAATTAAGGTACATGAGCTGACGATAATGAAGGGTAGGAAGATCACAACCTTCATTTACTCGAGAACACTCATTATCACGATGCTGAAGCATTTCACAAAGGGTACAGATTTGATTAGACCGACTGTGACTCGCTTTGCTACTGCTTATCTGACTTTGGGATGCCTCTTCGATAATAGAAATGCTCTAAGGACTATGTTTGCATCCAAACAATGGAAAGGGAGTCGATTTGCAAAGTTAGAAGGTGGAAAGTATGCGGAACGTGCTGTTATGGATAACAGATTTTGGAGTAATGTTAATACATGTTTGAAGGCCGCATATCCTCTCATTAAGGTGCTCCGCATGGTGGATTCGGATGAAAAGCCTGCGATGGGCTTTATTTATAATGAGATGGAGAAAGCTAAGCAGAAGATCAAAGCAAACTTCAAAGATGATCGGAAAag CTATGATCCTGTTTGGAAAGTTATTGATGAGAGATGGGAGGTTCAACTTCATAGGCCTCTACATGCTGCTGCTTATTACCTGAACCCCCAGTTGCATTTCTCTTCTGAATTTAGAGCTGATAGAGAAGTTATGCATGGATTATATAAGGTTATGGATCGGATGTTAGATGATGAAGAGAGGGATAAGGTTGATTTGCAGCTGGAGGAATTCAAACATGAAAGAGGGCTCTTTGGATTTTCATCTGCAAAGTCTATGAGGTTCAAGAAGACACCGGCAGATTGGTGGGAGTCATATGGTGCCGATACCCCAAAGTTGCAAAGATTTAGTATAAGGATATTAAGTTTGACCTGCAGCTCTTCGGGATGTGAGCGTAATTGGAGTGCTTTTGAAATG GTACACACAAAGAGAAGAAATCGGTTGCATCAAAAGAAGATGAATGATTTAGTATTTGTGATGTACAATTTGAAGTTAAAAGATAAGAAGATCAGGAAGCAAGTTGATCTTCAAGTGGATGACATTTCTTCCGATGATGAATGGATTGTCGAAGAGGAGACAGAGAATACCGCAGCTTTAAGCCATAATTTTAACTTGCGTTCTCTTGGTCGTGGGAATGACGGTGATAAAGAGAGTGAAGATAATCAAATTGGCGATGCAGATGCAGAGAATATGCGCACACAAGAGCATGGCACGGTTGATGACTTGGAGCTTCCTGAAGAAAATGAGTTTGATAATTTGTATGATGATGACGTAGGTGATTATGACGATTTGGATGAGATTTGA